The Alkalibacter rhizosphaerae genomic sequence AGATCGACACCCCGCTCTCTATAAAAATCCACAGCGGGTTGGTTCATATGCATCAATCTTTCAATGGGTGTGCCAAAACATGCTCCAGCCTGCATCAAGTACTCTCGTACTTCCTCCTGAAGAGCCTCGTAATCAATAGAACCGTCCCTTTTATTACTTTTATTACGGGGATTCTCTCGAAAGTCCAGAAACACCCGCCGGCCCTTTAAAATGGTTTCCACATACACCAAAAGGTCGATGATGCTGCTTCCGTCCTGGATCTTTCGTACATCAAAGGGCCATTGGTATCCTTTTAAAAATACCTTGGAAAGCATTTCATGGTCGCTGTCAAAAAAATCGAGCAAAAACTCCCGGGGATCTTCTCCATCCTGATCCGTAGAGACAAACTTCGGCAATACCTGCATATAAGTCCCCGATACGTTCCATCGGGGCTTTATGGATGCCAGTCCATACTGCCATTCCGTCAGATTTTTCCCCTTCACTCCAGCGCGAAAGGCGATGCCGGTGGCGCCGTAATGCCCTTTGGGATAAGCACTGTCCCCATAGATCCCTGCCGGGCCGCCGGTGGCATAGATGACGTTTTTGCAATGGAAGGCCACATATCGTTTCGCCGGATCATCCGGTTCTGCCAGGTTCAGGCATAGAAGTCCAACGACACGATCTTCTTGGGTCAAGATCCGGATGACCTGTAGCTTGTCCAGTACCGGTATCTCCTTCTTTGCAACGGATTTTTCCAAACACTCCGTCATGACTCTGGATGTATAGGGACCGACACTGGTGGCCCTTTTGCTGGGATCGTGATCCGTCTTGTACCCTACGTATTCTCCGTACTTGTTTCTGGGAAAAGGCACCCCCAACTGCACCAACTTAAAAAAGCATTCTGCAGAAGCTGCCGCTTCACATAATGCCAGATCTCCGTCCACGCATTGACCTTGAAACAGCACTTCTGCCAGATCCTGCACGCTGTCTGCCGTATCTCCGGACAAAGACAGCTTGTAGTAGGTCTGCTTGTCGGACCCGGTATTTCTCGAAGTACCGGCCTTGATGTGTTCTGTCACCAGCACTACATCCTTTTGTCCACTTTGAAACAGGGTATCTGCTGCATTGAACCCGGCGGCACCGCTGCCCACCACCACAGTGTTCACGGAGATCACTTCCACGGGATGGCCCTGATAGTTTTCCATGCTTCTTTTCACTGCAAATCCCTCCTCTACCATCTACAGCCCTATTGCAGTACAATCTTCCTACAGTCTTCGGATATGAAATCCGCCATCAACATCCAGGTGGTTTCCGGTGGTATATAGGATCTTGTCGCTGCAAAGAACACTGACTGCATCCGCCACATCTTGAGGGGTTCCCCACCTGGCGATGGGAAGCAATCCGCCTTCGATGAGCTTGTCGTATTTCTCCTGGACCCCGCTGGTCATGTCCGTTGCGATGATGCCGGGCCGCACTTCATGCACGTAGATCCCCTCCGGTGCCAGCCGGTCTGCATACAGGCTGGTCAACATGCTCACTCCTGCTTTTGACACGCAATATTCCCCCTGCTGATGGAAGAAACGGTGGCGGACATGGAGGAAATGTTGACGATGGTTCCCCGTTTTTTTCCTTCCACGGGTTGCTTTAGCATCTGCTTGGCCACGGCCTGGGTCAAAAACATGTTGGCCTTGGTATTGATCTCCAAAACCCGCTCAAAGCTTTCTTCCGTCATATCCAGCAGATCTGCCCGTACTTTCGGAGCCACACCGGCGTTGTTGACCAGCACGTGGATGCCCCCAAAGGCTTCCAGGGTCTTTTCCACGATCTTCACTCGGTCTTCTCCATGAGCCACGTTGGCCTGCACGTACAAATAGGTGATCCTTTCTTGACCCAGGGCCTCCAAAGCTTCCTTGTATGCAGAAGCATCCCTGGTTGCCACGACCACCACGTTGTATCCGTCCAACCCCAGTTGCCGTACAATGCTGTATCCGATCCCCCGGCTCCCGCCGGTGATGATCGCCGTTTTTTTCATATCCACATCTCCATCCTTTGACGTTTCAATATTTATCGTGCAAACTCCGTACCGCTCCATATCGATGGCAGCTACCTAGCAGGTGGCTCTCTCTCCCAAATACACCTTCTGGATGTCTTCATTGGCAAGTAAATCTTCCCCCTTGCCCTGGGTGAAGATGGATCCGTTTTCCAACACATAGGCGTAGTCGCTTAAGGCAAGGGATTTCTTGGCATTTTGTTCCACCAGCAACACCGTGATCCCCAAGCCATTGATCTTTTTGATCAGTTTGAACACTTCATTGACCAGCACGGGGGCCAGTCCCAAGGAAGGTTCATCCAGCAAGATCAACTCGGGATCGATCATGAGACCCCGGCAAATGGCCAGCATCTGTTGTTCTCCACCGCTCAAGGTCCCGGCCTGCTGCTGTTCCCTTTCCTTTAGTCGCGGAAACAAGGCAAACATCTCATCCACCAATTCGTTGCGTTTCTTCTGGTTTTTCAACAAAAATCCACCAACGACCAGGTTTTCCCGTACCGACAGTCCGCCAAAGATCTTTCGCCCTTCCGGCACCTGGACGATCCCCCGCTTGACGATGGCATGGGCAGGTTTGCCCTGGATCTCATCTCCGTGATGTCGGATCTTCCCCTGGACCGGTTTGACCAGACCGCTGATGGTGTTGAGAAGCGTGGATTTTCCGGCTCCGTTGGATCCGATGATGCTGATGATCTTTCCCTTTTCCACTTGGATATTGACGCCATTGAGCGCCTGGATATGCCCATAGCGGACTTCCAGATCTTCGATCTCCAATATGTATTTCTTCACTTCCGTCATGTCAATCCTCCTCCCCGATGTAGGCTTTCATTACTTCCGGATTGCACTGGATATCGGCCGGAGTCCCATCTGCGATGAGCTGTCCGAAATTCAGAACATAGATCCACTTGGAAAGCTCCATGACCAGAGGCATTCGGTGATCGATCAACAAGACAGACAGTCCCAGCTCTTCGTTGATCTTGTGGACCAGATCGATAAAATCGATGACTTCCCCTGAATTCAAGCCGGCTGCCGGCTCATCCAGCAAGATGACTTGGGGATTCGTCGCCAATGCTCTGGCGATCTCCAATTTCCGCTGGAGTCCGTAGGACAGGTTTTCCGGCCGCTCGTCCTTGTATTTTGCCAGCCCAACCATCTCCAGATGGACCAGGCTCTCCTGTCTGGATCGCTTCTCCTCCGCTTTTTTCTTCTTCAAAGAAAACAAGGTGTCCACCAAGTTGTATTTGGCAAAGGGATCCTGTGCGGTCATGACGTTTTCCAATACGGTCAGGCCCTTGAACAATCGGATGTTTTGAAAGGTCCGGGCGATCCCTGCGCTGGTCCGCTCGTGTTGCTCTTTCGTCTTGATGGATTCCCCGTTCAGAAGGACATCTCCGCTGTCGATCCAGTAGATCCCGGAGATCAGGTTGAAAACCGTGGTTTTGCCTGCTCCGTTGGGACCGATGATGCTGACGATGTTTCCCTTCTCCAGTTCCAAAGAGACATCTTTCACCGCCTGGACTCCACCAAAGCGCTTGCTGATGTTGTTGACTTCCAGTACATTCATATCGTTAACTCCCTTGCAAGTGATTGTTATTTTCGATTGGTTCGAAGCAGGTCTTTCTTCAGGGTCTTCAGATTCAACTCATATTCCCCAAAGATCCCCGTAGGTCGGAAATTTAAAATCAGCAGTACGATCACCGCGTAAATGACCAGTCGCCAGGAGGACGCAAAACGCAGGAGTTCCGGCAGGGATCCCAGGGCCAGGCTGGAAAAAATGGCTCCCGTCAGGCTGTTGAGTCCGCCGAAGAACAAGATGATAATCCACTCCGCCGACCGGGTCCAGCCAAAGGTGGATGGATCCACATACGTAGTGAAACTGCCGTACAATACACCGGCATAGGCCGTCAGTCCGCTGGCTACCAAGAATGTGGTCAATTTGACCCGTTTCACATCGATGCCCATGGCTTTGGCTGCCAGTTCATCGCTTTTTAAAGCCATGCACTGTCTCCCGTACTTGGAGTACTTGTAATTTCTTGCAAAGATGATGCAGACGATGGCGGAGATCAATGCCAGGGTGAAATTGGTTTTCATGGGAATGCCGCTCAGGCCCATGGCTCCCCCGGTGATGCTGGTCAGGTTGTTCAAAATGGCGATGACCGCTTCCCCAAACCCAAAGGTGACCAGGGCGATGTAGTCCCGCCGCAACCGCAGGGTGGGGAGTCCCACGACCAAACCGAACAATAATCCTACCAGGATGGCTAGGATAGTGGCAACGACAAAGGGCACTTGAAACTTGATCATGAGGATCCCTGCCGTGTAGGCTCCGATGGCCATAAAAGATGCCTGACCCAGGGAAAACAACCCGGTCAGTCCGGTGATCAGAAAGATCCCCGTTACGCCAATGATGGTGATGAATGTAAATGTCAATATGGATAAGTAAAATCCCATGTGTTGGCCTCCTTACGCTTTTTCATGAATGATGATCCCGGCAATGCCCTGGGGCCGCACGATCAAGAATACCAGCATGATGACAAAGATCACCACCGGTGCCAGTCCGGATCCGATAAAGCCGATGCTGGTCAGGGTCACTTCCATGATCCCCAGCAGCAATGCTCCAATGACTGCGCCGGAGATGTTGCCCAATCCACCGAGAACGGATGCGATGAATCCCTTGACCACCAGTTTCCCGATCATGGGATACAAGGTGTAGTTGATCCCTAAAAACACGCCGCTGATCCCGCCAAGAAAACCGCTGATAAAGAAGGTGATGATGATGATCTGGTTTACGTTGACGCCCATGAGGGACAAGGTCTGGGCATCGATGGACAAAGCCCGGATGGCCACGCCAAATTTTGTTTTATAGATGAGCAGCATCAATGCGCTCAAAGCCACGATGGAGATGATCAACATGATGGTATCCGTGGTGGCAATGTTGTATGGTCCCAGCTGGATGACCCGATTGGTGAAAAAGTTGGGATATGAATAAAAATTAGTGCTGAAATATACGGTGATCAAGTTGTCCAACAACAATCCCATGGTGATGGAGGACACAAAATAAAAAATCAATGGGCTCTGTTTTTTTCGTAGTCGTCGAAAGGCAAAAAATTCGATGATCAAGGCCAGAACTCCACCAACGCAGGCTGTGAGAAACAGCGTGACCCACAGGTTCGTCTGAAGTTTGGTTGCGATCAAGTATCCCGTATATGCGGTGACGGTCAAAACGCCTCCATGAGAAAAGTTGGAAAATTTCAATATGTTGAAGACCAATGCAAACCCGACGGCGATCAAGGCATATACCGATCCCAAGGACAGGCCGTACAACAATTGTTGAACAATCACATGTTCCACCCCTTTTAATTAATAAGGCTCTTTTTCTGCCCGAAAAAGAGCCTTAAGGTTTTACTCTTGCTTACTTACTTGTGAGACTCCGGCACGTGACGGCCCAGATCCAGATATTCTCCATTTTCGATCTTGTACATGACCATGGACAAGCCGAGAGGCTGATGGGTCTCCGGTGAAATGGTGATCACACCAGTGGTTCCCTGCAGGTTGTCGATGTTTTCCAAAGCAGCCGTTACTGCCGGTCCGGTGATCTCTTCTGCATTTTTCAGCGCTTCCACGATGATCATCATTTTGTCGTATCCCAAGTAGGCTTTGTTGATGGGCTCTTCCCCGAATTTTTCGACAAAAGCTTCTCGAACTTCCACCAGCTGGGGCTCCTCATCGGAGTAGTTGTTGGCAAAATAAATGTTGTCGCCTTGGGAAGGATCGCTAAGCAAGGTGACAAAGGGAGGTGCAAAGTCCAATCCGCCGAACATTGCTACATCCAATCCAACTTGTTCTGCCTGCTGGATGGTGATGATCAGATCCTGGACGTAGTTTGGCACGTAGAGTGCTTCTGCGCCTGCTTCCTTGATTTTGTTCAACTGGACTTTGAAATCCTTGTCGCCGGCCTTGTACACTTCTTCCGCCACAATGGTCCCACCGTTGGCTTCAAAATATTCCATGAAGGGTACTACCTGGGAAACGGCAAAAGAGTTGGACTGGTCGTACAATACGGCCATGTTCTTGACTCCGACTTCATTGAGCGCATAGTCGGATACGATCTCTGCATACTGGACGCTGCTTGGCTGCATCAAAAACATTTGAGATTGAGGCGTTCCGTCTTCGTTCAAAGTAACTCTCGGATCGATAAAGCTTCCAACCACGGGCACTCCCTTGGCTGCTGCAACTGGTGCAAGAGAAAGTCCCACGTTGCTAAGAGGCGGTCCGATCACGGCAACGGCCTTGTCCTGATCCACCAAACGATTGTAGGCATTCAAGGCTTCCTGGGGATCCAATTTGATGTCGTAGGTGATGATTTCCACCTCTCTACCATTGATACCACCATTTGCGTTCACCAAATCAGCATAAAGTTCCGCACCGTTTTTTACGGCTTCTCCCCATACGGATGTGGCGCCACTCAAGTCTTGAAGATTTCCAATGACGATTTTTTCCTGGCTTCCGTTATCTCCGGAATCCCCATTGTCCGAATCTGTACTGCATCCGGCAAAGGATCCCATCAAAAGGAAAACCGACAACAAGATCAATACTAGCTTTTTCATTCCAATCCCCCTAAATTTATTTAACTTCTTGACACAAAATACTTCTATCATAACTGCAGCAGGGCTGCAGATCGATACCTGTTCTTAATCTTTCTTTCCTTGGCGATAGATGTCCAGATAGATCTCCTTGTCCTTGATCACACAACCGGCTTTCCCGCCGTCCCGCATGATCTCGGAGCATTTGCTGCAGGCGATGCAGCATTTTTCTTTTTTCATGGCCCCGTTGCCAAATGCATCCTGGACGAATTCCGGATAGGCAAAGGCTTGTCTGCCAAAACCTACAAGATCAAACCAACCTTCCTCAATGCCGGCAGCAGCCACATTGGGTCCGAAGGTCCGAAGCCAGCTCAAGCCGCTGGTCACCAGGATCATCTGAGGTACCTGGTCTTTAAGATCCTTCAGAATCTTCAAGAATCGGGCCACCCCTTCCATGGGATGTTCGTCGGGTATGTAGTACCCGGCATCGTAAGGTCTCCCAATGTGGGGATTATAGTAAGGATTTCCAATGCTGATGTTGACCATTTTCACACCCAGTGCTTGAAGTTGTTTCAAGTAGACCACCGGTTCCGTCAGATCCGGCTTTCGATGGTCCGCCCTGTCCACTCCCCAACCAAAGGGATAGGCAATGGCATCGTAGGCGTTCATGCGAAGGGTGATCTCCAGTTCGTCTCCCAGGACCTCCTTGATCTTACGGATCACATTCAATGTAAACCGCATTCGATTTTCCAAGGTGCCTCCATACTCACCTTCCCTGGTGTGGGCGGAGAGGATCTCGGAGAGAAGATAGCCGTGACAACTTTTGATGTCGACAGCGTCAAACCCGATCTCTTTGGCCAGTACCGCCGCTTTTACGTATTCCTCTTCCAACTGGGCAAGTTCCGTATCGGTGATCACCTGATAGGTCTGGTCTGCTTTCTTCAGAAAAGGATTTTCCTCCACGGCAACAATGGGTGCCGGTTTCCCCTTGGGCTTGGAATACCTTCCCGAATGGGTCAACTGCAACACGGTGTATGGGGTAAATTCTTCCCCATAGGTTTCTTTGGCCGCTTGGATGGTTTTCTCCCGAAGTTTCCCCAGGTCCTGATAGGTGTCCTTGTTGATAGAAAGCTGTCTGGGATTGGCCCTTCCTTCGTCGACGACGGCAGTGGCTTCGAACCAGATCATTCCTGCTCCGCTTCGACCAAAGCGCTGGTATCTGCGGTAGGTCAACTCATCCGGCTTGCCGTCTGAGGTCCCGTCGCATCCTTCCATGGGATTGATGACGATCCGGTTGGGTATGGTTTTTCTGCCCAACACCAGTGGCGTCTTTAGTGCTTCAATATTTTCGGAAAAGGGAATATCTGCATCCATTTTCTTTCCCGCTTCTATAAATTCATTACTGTCGGCATAATCAAACCGATGATGCTCCATGTTTTCACGCTCCCTTGAAGGTCTGTCCAACGTTTTCAATTCAACAGATTGTAGATCAGCATCTTTTCCGCTGCTTCCTGCTGGTCCGCATCTGTGATCATCAAGTAATCTTTTACGGTTTCTTTGATCAACTCTTCGTTTTTTAGTTTTTCTTTATCAAACGTTTCCATGACTCACCTCTCATACTTTCCGTATTCTTTGACGAATTCATTGACGGCTTTCAGGTTTTCCGGGTTGGCGTCATTGGCGCTGTGGAGGATCCGGTTGGTGGTAAAAACGTATCCGCCGCCGGGAGCCAAATCATCAATGAGGCCTTTTGCCATGTCGATGCACTCCTGCTTTGTTCCGTAGTGAAGGGTGTAGGCTTCCATGCCTCCACCAATGGAAATCACGTCTCCCACCCGCTTTTTCACTTCCCGCAGGTCGTCGTCTTCAAAGAGTCCGAATACGCTGTTTTTCGGCAGATCCTGCAGGAAATCGTATAAATGTGCATAATTTCGCTCATAGTAGGACTGGACCACCATTCCCTTGGCGGCAAAGTGCTCCACGATTTTTTTGTAGGAAGGCCAGTAAACTTTCTCAAAATCCTTGGGCCGTAAAAACTGGGGCAGGTGCATGGGGTTGAAGATGGACATCCCCTCTTTGTTTTCGCTGTACTGCATCTCGCAGTTTTCAATGACTATGGGGATCATGGCATCCGCCGCTTCGATGATCTTGTTGGGGTTTCTTTTCACATCCATCATGATCCCGTGAAAATCTCTAAAAAAGTCCAACAACAAGTCAACGGGATGGACCAATGTAGCGCCTCTGGATATGGGCATGCTCCATTTGTTTTTCAGCTGCTCCTCGGATCGTTGATTAAGATCTTTGAATTTGTACAGCTCAGATACGGCTCTCTGGTATTTTTCCACTTTTTCACTGGAATGATCCATTCGCATCAAGCCATATTTTCTTGGTGCCACCACATCCCGAATAAAAGCATAAGGGTCTTTGATCAAATCGTCGTATTCGTTTGCATCCATGGACAAGGAATGTCCGGATTCGATCTGCATGAGGCCCTTGTTCTTGAAGGATCCTCCATCCAGCATGCCGATGTAGTTCATGGCCCTGGAAGTGGTGCTGGCGAACATGGAATCCCAGTAAAAGTCACTGGCGATTTTCTCAAAGGCCGCCAAATGCTTCTCGTCATCCTCAAATACTTCCTCCACCCCATATCCGGCATAAGAGAATGCCCAATTGTCGATCAGGGAATATACAGGGACACGGTCCGGTATTCCTCCCCGCTGGGCTATTTCCATCCGTTGGTTTTTCTGATCGTACGACTTTTTATCCATACAACACCTCAACCGTTCTTTAGCAAATTTAGTAATTTATCGATTATTACCATGTTTGACTTTATTATATTGGCAAGGAAAGGCCTTGTCAATAATATTTAGTAATTTTTTTATTTTTACCAGGTCTGTCTGTATTTATTTTTGGAAATGCTTGTGGTATACTGTGAAAAACCAACTCATCGTGACTACTGGAAAGGACGATGGAACCAAATTCCATCGGTGAAAGCCATGCGAAAAGAAAAAAACATGTACAAAAAAGGGATCACCACAAAAAATAATATTCTGAAAGCTTCCAAGGAGCTTTTTTACGAAAACGGATACAACAACACCACCGTGCACATGATCAAGGACCGGGCGGAAGTGTCCCTCTCCGCCATCCCCTATTACTTCAAGGAAAAGGACCGGATCCTTCAAGTCATCTACACGGATTTTCTCTCCAGCATTTACAAGCTGGTCCAAAAACACATGAAAGAGCCCATCGACAGCTACCTGCTCCACTTTCTGGCGTCGAAGATCTACTACTACATCATCCATGATGATGCCAACAACGACCGTTTCTACCGGGAAGTGACCTTCGCCCAGTCCAACATTCGCATTTTGTATCCTTTCATGGACACGGTCCATCACAACTACGCCAGGGATTTCAACATCCAACTGACGGAAGGGGAACTAAAGTACTACCGCTTGACGGACGCCGGCGGACGTCGGGAGATCATGATGGACTATTATAACGACCCGGCAAGCTACGATTTTAATGAACTCATCGACTACATCACTTCCATCGTGCCTAATCTGATGGGCATCGACAAGGAGGTCTCCAGGGAATACGCAAGAAAGTCCACCGCCTTTGCCAAGGAAGTGGACTATTCCGCCATCAAGTTTTTGGTGTAAATCTAGGGACGGTTCTTTTGATTACGCTTTCGATATGAGGGCTTGGGAAATCCCCAAGATCCTGGCCAGTTGACGTTGGTTCAACCCCTTTATGCCTTTCAATATCCGGATCATTTCATCCCGCTCCTCTTTCGGTAAGCTCTTGACCCGTGCAACACTCTTGCCCGCAAGGACCTTTTCGATTTCCAGCCTTGCCTCTTTCTCCTTGAGCTTTCTCACTTCAATATCCAGGCATTCATCCTGGTTTTCTCTTCCGTGAAATTCCTCAAACCCTTTAAGTGCTACATCCCTGCAAGTTCCAAAGGATTCGAGGATCGTCTCATCATCCAACAAATTCCCAAAATCCGTTTCCTTGCCCAAGTAGGCTCTATAACTGCTCCACTTCCATTCCAAACAGTCCTTTACAAAGCCCGCTTTTACAGGATTTTGATGGATATAGCGGATCACTGTTAGAAGATAGTGTTCATTTTCCACGCTTTCGCTTCGAAAACGATCTTGAAACAGATGCCCCGTCGTTTCATACTTTTTGTGATAGTATCCCACAAAACTCACACCGATCCTCTTCATGGCTGTGGCTAGTCCACCTTTTCCTTCTTTGATCAACAAATGGACATGATTGTTCATCAGGCACCAACCGTATATCTGTATTCTGGTTTTCCCCTTGCACTTTCCCAGTATTTCTAAAAATCGAATCCGATCCGAATCATCATGAAAAATCTCCTGCTTATTGGCACCCCGGATCATCACGTGATAGATCCCGCTTT encodes the following:
- a CDS encoding FAD-binding protein, with protein sequence MKRSMENYQGHPVEVISVNTVVVGSGAAGFNAADTLFQSGQKDVVLVTEHIKAGTSRNTGSDKQTYYKLSLSGDTADSVQDLAEVLFQGQCVDGDLALCEAAASAECFFKLVQLGVPFPRNKYGEYVGYKTDHDPSKRATSVGPYTSRVMTECLEKSVAKKEIPVLDKLQVIRILTQEDRVVGLLCLNLAEPDDPAKRYVAFHCKNVIYATGGPAGIYGDSAYPKGHYGATGIAFRAGVKGKNLTEWQYGLASIKPRWNVSGTYMQVLPKFVSTDQDGEDPREFLLDFFDSDHEMLSKVFLKGYQWPFDVRKIQDGSSIIDLLVYVETILKGRRVFLDFRENPRNKSNKRDGSIDYEALQEEVREYLMQAGACFGTPIERLMHMNQPAVDFYRERGVDLEKEMLEIALCAQHNNGGLSIDHWWQTNVEGFFAVGEVSASHGVYRPGGSALNAGQVGSMRAARFIAANRQGEPLEMEAFLSATRKLVFEEMELAAKTKSESLDNLDEWWDRATKRMSRTGAAIRNEPLIREALQETKAELLNFSKEVHYHKENRLKKLYRLHDVLLSQYVYMSAMVDYMKDGGQSRGSALYSTDYGILPDKKLPEQFRFLLEDGSFADRIQEVVLKDGNVECSWRPVRPIPTRDDFFENVWRGYRENGNVEI
- a CDS encoding ABC transporter ATP-binding protein; this translates as MTEVKKYILEIEDLEVRYGHIQALNGVNIQVEKGKIISIIGSNGAGKSTLLNTISGLVKPVQGKIRHHGDEIQGKPAHAIVKRGIVQVPEGRKIFGGLSVRENLVVGGFLLKNQKKRNELVDEMFALFPRLKEREQQQAGTLSGGEQQMLAICRGLMIDPELILLDEPSLGLAPVLVNEVFKLIKKINGLGITVLLVEQNAKKSLALSDYAYVLENGSIFTQGKGEDLLANEDIQKVYLGERATC
- a CDS encoding ABC transporter ATP-binding protein: MNVLEVNNISKRFGGVQAVKDVSLELEKGNIVSIIGPNGAGKTTVFNLISGIYWIDSGDVLLNGESIKTKEQHERTSAGIARTFQNIRLFKGLTVLENVMTAQDPFAKYNLVDTLFSLKKKKAEEKRSRQESLVHLEMVGLAKYKDERPENLSYGLQRKLEIARALATNPQVILLDEPAAGLNSGEVIDFIDLVHKINEELGLSVLLIDHRMPLVMELSKWIYVLNFGQLIADGTPADIQCNPEVMKAYIGEED
- a CDS encoding branched-chain amino acid ABC transporter permease, yielding MGFYLSILTFTFITIIGVTGIFLITGLTGLFSLGQASFMAIGAYTAGILMIKFQVPFVVATILAILVGLLFGLVVGLPTLRLRRDYIALVTFGFGEAVIAILNNLTSITGGAMGLSGIPMKTNFTLALISAIVCIIFARNYKYSKYGRQCMALKSDELAAKAMGIDVKRVKLTTFLVASGLTAYAGVLYGSFTTYVDPSTFGWTRSAEWIIILFFGGLNSLTGAIFSSLALGSLPELLRFASSWRLVIYAVIVLLILNFRPTGIFGEYELNLKTLKKDLLRTNRK
- a CDS encoding branched-chain amino acid ABC transporter permease: MIVQQLLYGLSLGSVYALIAVGFALVFNILKFSNFSHGGVLTVTAYTGYLIATKLQTNLWVTLFLTACVGGVLALIIEFFAFRRLRKKQSPLIFYFVSSITMGLLLDNLITVYFSTNFYSYPNFFTNRVIQLGPYNIATTDTIMLIISIVALSALMLLIYKTKFGVAIRALSIDAQTLSLMGVNVNQIIIITFFISGFLGGISGVFLGINYTLYPMIGKLVVKGFIASVLGGLGNISGAVIGALLLGIMEVTLTSIGFIGSGLAPVVIFVIMLVFLIVRPQGIAGIIIHEKA
- a CDS encoding ABC transporter substrate-binding protein, whose amino-acid sequence is MKKLVLILLSVFLLMGSFAGCSTDSDNGDSGDNGSQEKIVIGNLQDLSGATSVWGEAVKNGAELYADLVNANGGINGREVEIITYDIKLDPQEALNAYNRLVDQDKAVAVIGPPLSNVGLSLAPVAAAKGVPVVGSFIDPRVTLNEDGTPQSQMFLMQPSSVQYAEIVSDYALNEVGVKNMAVLYDQSNSFAVSQVVPFMEYFEANGGTIVAEEVYKAGDKDFKVQLNKIKEAGAEALYVPNYVQDLIITIQQAEQVGLDVAMFGGLDFAPPFVTLLSDPSQGDNIYFANNYSDEEPQLVEVREAFVEKFGEEPINKAYLGYDKMMIIVEALKNAEEITGPAVTAALENIDNLQGTTGVITISPETHQPLGLSMVMYKIENGEYLDLGRHVPESHK
- a CDS encoding oxidoreductase; the encoded protein is MEHHRFDYADSNEFIEAGKKMDADIPFSENIEALKTPLVLGRKTIPNRIVINPMEGCDGTSDGKPDELTYRRYQRFGRSGAGMIWFEATAVVDEGRANPRQLSINKDTYQDLGKLREKTIQAAKETYGEEFTPYTVLQLTHSGRYSKPKGKPAPIVAVEENPFLKKADQTYQVITDTELAQLEEEYVKAAVLAKEIGFDAVDIKSCHGYLLSEILSAHTREGEYGGTLENRMRFTLNVIRKIKEVLGDELEITLRMNAYDAIAYPFGWGVDRADHRKPDLTEPVVYLKQLQALGVKMVNISIGNPYYNPHIGRPYDAGYYIPDEHPMEGVARFLKILKDLKDQVPQMILVTSGLSWLRTFGPNVAAAGIEEGWFDLVGFGRQAFAYPEFVQDAFGNGAMKKEKCCIACSKCSEIMRDGGKAGCVIKDKEIYLDIYRQGKKD
- a CDS encoding uroporphyrinogen decarboxylase family protein is translated as MDKKSYDQKNQRMEIAQRGGIPDRVPVYSLIDNWAFSYAGYGVEEVFEDDEKHLAAFEKIASDFYWDSMFASTTSRAMNYIGMLDGGSFKNKGLMQIESGHSLSMDANEYDDLIKDPYAFIRDVVAPRKYGLMRMDHSSEKVEKYQRAVSELYKFKDLNQRSEEQLKNKWSMPISRGATLVHPVDLLLDFFRDFHGIMMDVKRNPNKIIEAADAMIPIVIENCEMQYSENKEGMSIFNPMHLPQFLRPKDFEKVYWPSYKKIVEHFAAKGMVVQSYYERNYAHLYDFLQDLPKNSVFGLFEDDDLREVKKRVGDVISIGGGMEAYTLHYGTKQECIDMAKGLIDDLAPGGGYVFTTNRILHSANDANPENLKAVNEFVKEYGKYER
- a CDS encoding TetR/AcrR family transcriptional regulator, whose translation is MRKEKNMYKKGITTKNNILKASKELFYENGYNNTTVHMIKDRAEVSLSAIPYYFKEKDRILQVIYTDFLSSIYKLVQKHMKEPIDSYLLHFLASKIYYYIIHDDANNDRFYREVTFAQSNIRILYPFMDTVHHNYARDFNIQLTEGELKYYRLTDAGGRREIMMDYYNDPASYDFNELIDYITSIVPNLMGIDKEVSREYARKSTAFAKEVDYSAIKFLV
- a CDS encoding REP-associated tyrosine transposase, coding for MPRTAREQSKSGIYHVMIRGANKQEIFHDDSDRIRFLEILGKCKGKTRIQIYGWCLMNNHVHLLIKEGKGGLATAMKRIGVSFVGYYHKKYETTGHLFQDRFRSESVENEHYLLTVIRYIHQNPVKAGFVKDCLEWKWSSYRAYLGKETDFGNLLDDETILESFGTCRDVALKGFEEFHGRENQDECLDIEVRKLKEKEARLEIEKVLAGKSVARVKSLPKEERDEMIRILKGIKGLNQRQLARILGISQALISKA